The following are from one region of the Streptomyces rubrogriseus genome:
- a CDS encoding PucR family transcriptional regulator: MTTTTPRAPAQQPWEPALSVRQVLGLERVRAGQPEVVAGAHRLDRPVRWVHVAEAADVGVMLSGGEMVLTTGVLLAGDEDGQGEYIRSLDRAEAAAVVLGLGRAFPAPPEVMRSAAERCGLPMVVLHRPFPFAELTEEVQSRLLRRKFAAVSLSEAVRTELTGLITAGAPVQRLLDEVARHAGCPVVVTNLAHRVLATAGERAAVDDVLRDWERIARQAGAGSADGWVRAELTCRGEGWGRLVLCGYRGERAAGRLLADRAAEALVLHRMLAGDGTQPGVPAGSRESWDSWEEQSARSLLTDLVSGAVPARQLLPRARAAGLPVNRRVFVPLVVREREPARPARVLRRLGLPGLAARLADDHVAVLLSLAPDQDARALTAHFATRLRAEPDNSHAVVAAADARADWTDVPAGLREAQHVADAVADSPAAALDLPPVVRLRDIHLRGLVRLLRDDPHVQSFAERELDGLLRGPDQDLLPVLRTYLATGRNKSRTAQLHHVSRPALYRRLEAIQGRLGVDLDDFEQAASVHIALLAHDAQQG; the protein is encoded by the coding sequence ATGACCACGACCACCCCGCGGGCCCCGGCCCAGCAGCCCTGGGAACCGGCCCTGTCGGTCCGTCAGGTCCTCGGCCTCGAACGGGTGCGGGCCGGACAGCCCGAGGTGGTGGCCGGAGCGCACCGCCTCGACCGGCCCGTGCGCTGGGTGCACGTCGCCGAGGCCGCCGACGTCGGGGTGATGCTCAGCGGCGGCGAGATGGTCCTCACCACCGGCGTGCTGCTCGCCGGTGACGAGGACGGGCAGGGGGAGTACATCCGGTCACTGGACCGCGCCGAGGCCGCCGCCGTCGTGCTCGGCCTCGGCCGCGCCTTCCCGGCCCCGCCCGAGGTGATGCGCAGCGCGGCCGAGCGCTGCGGGCTGCCCATGGTCGTGCTGCACCGGCCCTTCCCCTTCGCCGAACTGACCGAGGAGGTGCAGTCCCGGCTGCTGCGCCGCAAGTTCGCCGCCGTCAGCCTCTCCGAGGCCGTACGCACCGAGCTGACCGGCCTGATCACCGCGGGCGCCCCGGTGCAGCGCCTGCTCGACGAGGTGGCCCGGCACGCCGGCTGCCCGGTCGTCGTCACCAACCTCGCCCACCGGGTGCTCGCCACGGCGGGGGAGCGGGCCGCCGTCGACGACGTACTGCGGGACTGGGAGCGCATCGCCCGCCAGGCCGGCGCCGGCTCGGCCGACGGCTGGGTCCGCGCCGAACTGACCTGCCGGGGCGAGGGCTGGGGGCGCCTGGTGCTGTGCGGCTACCGGGGCGAGCGGGCCGCCGGACGCCTGCTCGCCGACCGCGCGGCCGAGGCGCTCGTCCTGCACCGCATGCTCGCCGGTGACGGCACGCAGCCGGGCGTGCCCGCGGGGTCCCGGGAGTCCTGGGACTCCTGGGAGGAGCAGTCCGCGCGGAGCCTGCTCACCGACCTGGTCAGCGGGGCGGTACCGGCGCGGCAACTGCTGCCCCGGGCCCGCGCCGCCGGGCTGCCCGTCAACCGGCGCGTCTTCGTCCCCCTCGTCGTCCGCGAGCGGGAGCCCGCCCGGCCGGCCCGGGTACTGCGGCGCCTCGGCCTGCCCGGCCTCGCCGCCCGCCTCGCCGACGACCACGTCGCCGTCCTGCTCAGCCTCGCCCCCGACCAGGACGCCAGGGCGCTCACCGCCCACTTTGCGACCCGGCTGCGTGCGGAACCGGACAACTCCCACGCCGTGGTCGCCGCCGCCGACGCCCGGGCCGACTGGACCGACGTGCCCGCCGGGCTGCGCGAGGCCCAGCACGTCGCCGACGCGGTCGCCGACTCCCCGGCCGCCGCCCTGGACCTGCCGCCGGTCGTGCGGCTGCGCGACATCCACCTGCGCGGTCTGGTGCGGCTGCTGCGCGACGACCCGCACGTGCAGTCCTTCGCCGAACGCGAGCTGGACGGCCTCCTGCGCGGCCCCGACCAGGACCTGCTGCCCGTGCTGCGCACCTACCTCGCCACCGGACGCAACAAGTCCCGCACCGCCCAGCTCCACCACGTCTCCCGGCCCGCCCTCTACCGGCGCCTCGAAGCCATACAGGGCCGCCTCGGCGTCGACCTCGACGACTTCGAGCAGGCGGCCTCCGTACACATCGCGCTCCTCGCCCACGACGCACAGCAGGGGTGA